A genomic segment from Candidatus Hydrogenedentota bacterium encodes:
- a CDS encoding nucleotidyltransferase domain-containing protein: MAKRSANAVIQKIVRRIVDEFHPEQVILFGSHARGEAGPDSDIDLLVVMSFKGSKREKQVALRGIIPDNSGPVDVIVTSPEDYRWRKDVVGTIEWPASHEGKVLYGRV; this comes from the coding sequence TTGGCAAAGCGATCAGCAAACGCAGTTATCCAGAAGATAGTGCGCCGGATTGTGGATGAGTTTCATCCGGAGCAAGTGATTCTCTTTGGCTCACATGCTCGAGGAGAAGCTGGACCCGACAGCGACATCGATTTGCTCGTTGTGATGTCCTTCAAAGGATCGAAGCGTGAGAAACAAGTGGCGCTTCGAGGGATCATACCCGACAACTCGGGACCGGTGGACGTGATTGTGACGAGTCCAGAAGACTACCGTTGGAGGAAGGATGTCGTAGGCACGATCGAATGGCCGGCTTCTCATGAAGGGAAAGTCCTTTATGGTCGAGTCTGA
- a CDS encoding dihydrodipicolinate synthase family protein, which produces MVPKYVRGPISNVFTAWNADKQFDEQGQRNLLDFLAQSGCISAYFVRSGMGQMYAFSFDEVKRIAALACDHLRNVGPVIVGCAGEWDRNYDKRPDPKVFLAQSIELGQYAADQGAAGVVYTMPEAIVPTDGKTYADVLVEYFEAINNAVKLPIFLYQPPKTKPEYCVTMDTAARLADMPNVMGIKISTDDVRYTLNICCAIAGKDFAFIAGSETSFLANLYAGATACIGQGCTINPAIICAVQDRFDAGDRQGAIAAQRSVNMLCEESESPVAFLKRYATEKGFPVPLEHREMASPAYEPPRPLTDAHYAAFKRILEAEMAKYA; this is translated from the coding sequence ATGGTTCCGAAGTATGTACGTGGTCCGATCTCCAATGTATTCACCGCGTGGAATGCGGACAAGCAATTCGACGAGCAGGGTCAGCGCAATCTGCTGGACTTTCTTGCCCAATCCGGGTGTATCAGCGCCTATTTCGTGCGTTCGGGCATGGGGCAGATGTATGCGTTTTCCTTCGACGAAGTGAAGCGTATCGCGGCCCTCGCTTGCGACCACCTTCGCAATGTCGGGCCGGTGATCGTTGGTTGCGCGGGCGAGTGGGATCGCAACTACGACAAGAGACCCGACCCCAAGGTCTTCCTGGCGCAGTCCATTGAACTGGGGCAATACGCTGCCGACCAGGGCGCGGCCGGTGTCGTGTACACGATGCCGGAGGCGATTGTGCCAACGGACGGCAAAACGTACGCGGACGTGCTCGTCGAATACTTCGAGGCCATCAACAACGCCGTGAAGCTTCCAATCTTCCTTTACCAGCCACCAAAGACAAAGCCTGAGTATTGTGTGACCATGGACACGGCGGCGCGGCTGGCGGACATGCCCAATGTCATGGGAATCAAGATATCTACGGACGACGTCCGCTACACGTTGAATATTTGCTGCGCGATTGCCGGAAAAGATTTTGCTTTTATCGCCGGCTCCGAAACCTCGTTTCTCGCGAACCTGTACGCCGGCGCGACGGCCTGTATCGGACAGGGCTGCACCATCAATCCCGCCATCATCTGCGCCGTGCAGGATCGGTTTGACGCAGGCGACCGGCAAGGCGCCATTGCGGCCCAGCGCTCGGTAAATATGCTCTGCGAAGAGAGTGAGTCGCCCGTTGCGTTTCTCAAGAGGTACGCCACCGAGAAGGGATTCCCTGTTCCTTTGGAACACCGCGAGATGGCGTCACCTGCTTATGAGCCTCCCCGTCCGTTGACCGACGCGCACTACGCCGCGTTCAAGCGGATACTCGAAGCCGAGATGGCGAAATACGCTTAG
- a CDS encoding CoA pyrophosphatase, whose product MAEIRAALATHVPEDETLAPDVRQAAVAMALRVGPSGDVEALFMKRCEHPLDPWSGQMAFPGGRRDSTDETLEAVARRETLEEVGLLLPRESCMGRLATLYGGRLTEQNLSVTPFIYETEGKDPLTHNHEVAATVWIPLSHFADTANIREYFFPPDPLRRAFPSFEFGPYTIWGLTHRIIAGFMAIMGTELPVEPFSK is encoded by the coding sequence TTGGCCGAAATTCGCGCTGCCCTGGCAACGCACGTGCCAGAGGACGAGACTCTCGCTCCCGATGTACGTCAAGCTGCGGTTGCCATGGCACTGCGTGTGGGGCCCTCTGGCGATGTTGAGGCTCTGTTCATGAAACGCTGCGAACACCCGCTGGACCCCTGGTCCGGTCAAATGGCGTTCCCCGGCGGACGGCGCGATTCCACGGATGAAACGCTCGAGGCCGTGGCGCGCAGGGAGACGCTGGAAGAAGTGGGGCTATTGCTTCCCCGCGAATCGTGCATGGGCCGCCTTGCAACCCTGTACGGAGGCCGACTCACGGAGCAGAATCTCAGTGTCACCCCGTTCATCTACGAGACAGAAGGGAAGGACCCGCTTACACACAATCATGAAGTCGCCGCAACCGTGTGGATACCGCTATCGCACTTTGCGGACACGGCGAACATACGCGAGTATTTCTTTCCCCCGGACCCACTTCGAAGGGCATTTCCTTCGTTTGAATTTGGCCCGTACACGATTTGGGGCCTGACTCACCGAATCATCGCAGGCTTCATGGCCATCATGGGCACAGAACTACCCGTAGAGCCGTTCTCCAAGTAA
- a CDS encoding HEPN domain-containing protein: MVESDASVAVAREWIAKAENDLKTAEMALRAASECPTDTTCFHAQQCIEKYTKALLTVRGLAFAKTHNIRVLMEILPIESRPHLDRMWQDRLTDYATSARYPGWDEIPLGEARKAVAVAKRVRREIRGLLPKAAKARKRTL, translated from the coding sequence ATGGTCGAGTCTGACGCGTCTGTAGCTGTCGCGCGCGAATGGATAGCGAAAGCCGAAAACGATTTGAAGACCGCGGAAATGGCTTTGAGAGCAGCGAGCGAATGTCCGACCGACACGACTTGTTTTCATGCGCAGCAGTGCATCGAGAAGTACACCAAGGCGTTGTTGACGGTGCGGGGTTTGGCATTCGCAAAGACGCACAATATCAGGGTTCTAATGGAGATACTCCCCATAGAATCGCGGCCTCATCTTGATCGGATGTGGCAGGATCGTTTGACCGATTATGCCACAAGCGCTCGCTACCCGGGTTGGGACGAGATTCCACTTGGCGAGGCGCGCAAGGCAGTAGCCGTGGCAAAACGGGTTCGGCGGGAGATTCGTGGCCTGTTGCCGAAAGCTGCGAAGGCAAGAAAGCGCACATTGTGA
- a CDS encoding sugar phosphate isomerase/epimerase, whose product MNPLKIKFPKLHNAAWPGLVGKGSDSEPPIGLDKMIELTANAEVDGVKFDGMDLFLSDPHISIDIDAGGLKKLADTFKSKGLAIGSLVAPVWGATGGGSTIGDAAERGKFLEQVRKACGIGKQLRELGARPYGVIRVDSACGVADWAADPAGNTKKIADTFREACTIAEDHGERLAAEGEVCWGGMHSWKEMLKLLEMVDRPKTLGFQADMAHTLLYTLGVNAPEDAILPAGYDWKDEANLDAAMKTLTDALRPWTIDFHIAQNDATVFGSGSHDKTGRHCLPTDPNGKLDIAKYAGYWLRGADGQPTKAFQHVCWDGCMFPNATMMKPETWNSILAAMLKVRDAHGW is encoded by the coding sequence ATGAACCCTCTGAAAATTAAGTTTCCAAAGCTTCACAACGCCGCATGGCCGGGTCTGGTCGGTAAGGGAAGCGATTCGGAACCGCCCATTGGGCTGGACAAGATGATCGAGTTGACGGCGAATGCCGAAGTAGATGGCGTGAAGTTTGACGGAATGGATTTATTTCTGTCGGACCCGCACATCAGCATCGACATTGATGCCGGCGGCCTGAAGAAGCTGGCCGATACGTTCAAGTCGAAGGGCCTCGCCATTGGTTCGCTGGTGGCTCCGGTGTGGGGCGCAACAGGCGGCGGCTCGACCATCGGCGATGCGGCCGAGCGCGGCAAGTTTCTGGAGCAAGTGCGCAAGGCTTGTGGTATCGGCAAGCAGTTGCGCGAGTTGGGTGCGCGCCCATACGGCGTCATCCGCGTTGATTCGGCGTGCGGTGTAGCGGATTGGGCGGCCGACCCGGCAGGGAACACCAAAAAGATCGCCGATACATTCCGCGAAGCGTGCACCATTGCCGAGGATCACGGTGAGCGGTTGGCCGCTGAAGGCGAAGTCTGCTGGGGCGGGATGCATTCGTGGAAGGAAATGCTCAAGCTGCTGGAGATGGTTGACCGGCCGAAGACGCTCGGATTCCAGGCGGACATGGCCCACACGCTGCTCTACACGCTGGGTGTGAACGCGCCGGAAGACGCGATTCTACCCGCCGGATACGACTGGAAAGACGAGGCGAATCTCGACGCTGCAATGAAGACGCTGACCGACGCGTTGCGTCCTTGGACGATCGATTTCCACATCGCCCAGAACGATGCGACGGTATTCGGATCGGGTTCGCACGACAAGACCGGCCGCCACTGCCTGCCCACCGATCCAAACGGCAAGCTCGACATCGCGAAGTATGCGGGGTATTGGTTGCGCGGAGCAGATGGCCAGCCGACCAAAGCGTTCCAGCATGTGTGTTGGGACGGTTGCATGTTCCCGAACGCGACTATGATGAAGCCGGAAACGTGGAACAGCATTTTGGCGGCCATGCTGAAGGTGCGGGACGCACACGGTTGGTAG
- a CDS encoding sulfatase-like hydrolase/transferase gives MEMEALAATSSARPNIVLILADDLGYECLGANGGTSYQTPVLDGLAATGTRFSQCYAQPLCTPTRVQLMTGLSNARNYIKFGLMDPEAVTFANLLKASGYATCITGKWQLGRDVSLPKRFGFDESYLWQHTRRPPRYANPGLEINGVEKDYTEGEYGPDLINDFALDFITRKKDGPFFLYYPMTLTHAPYLPTPDSKDWDPKAQGEEANQNPKHFGDMVAYMDKLIGKLIAHLQATGVREKTLVLFLGDNGTGRGVPSKMGDREIVGAKGTTKVTGMHVPCIANWPGTVTAGNVCSDLVDTTDFLPTFLEAAGVAVPDGMRLDGRSFFPQLRGLDGHPRDWIYSWFSPRQRDDRTLHEFAFDKRYKLYRTGEFYDLEKDPLESQPLAVDTLTGADAAAARQLQEALDQFRDARPARLDQPRE, from the coding sequence ATGGAGATGGAGGCTCTTGCTGCCACCTCAAGCGCGCGTCCCAACATTGTTCTGATTCTAGCCGACGACCTGGGCTACGAATGCCTCGGAGCGAACGGCGGAACAAGTTACCAGACGCCTGTCCTCGATGGACTTGCCGCCACGGGCACACGCTTCTCTCAGTGCTATGCACAGCCGCTTTGCACCCCGACTCGCGTTCAGTTAATGACCGGTCTTTCCAATGCGAGGAATTACATCAAGTTCGGGCTGATGGATCCCGAGGCCGTCACCTTTGCCAATTTGTTGAAGGCTTCCGGATATGCCACGTGCATAACCGGGAAATGGCAACTCGGCCGAGATGTGAGTCTGCCCAAAAGGTTCGGCTTTGACGAGAGCTATCTGTGGCAACACACACGCCGGCCACCGCGCTACGCCAACCCCGGCCTGGAAATCAATGGGGTCGAGAAGGACTATACAGAAGGCGAATATGGACCTGACCTGATCAATGATTTCGCGCTCGACTTCATTACTCGGAAGAAAGACGGACCCTTCTTTCTCTATTACCCGATGACGCTCACCCACGCTCCGTACCTGCCAACGCCCGACAGCAAGGATTGGGATCCAAAAGCACAAGGGGAAGAAGCAAACCAGAATCCGAAACATTTTGGCGACATGGTGGCCTACATGGACAAGCTAATCGGGAAACTCATCGCCCATCTCCAGGCAACGGGAGTGCGAGAAAAAACGCTTGTCCTCTTCCTGGGCGATAACGGAACCGGCAGGGGAGTTCCGTCGAAGATGGGTGACCGGGAAATTGTCGGCGCCAAAGGCACCACGAAAGTGACGGGGATGCACGTGCCCTGCATTGCCAATTGGCCTGGCACGGTCACGGCTGGCAATGTGTGTTCAGACCTCGTAGACACGACGGATTTTCTACCGACTTTCCTGGAGGCAGCCGGTGTTGCCGTCCCTGATGGCATGAGACTTGACGGCCGCAGCTTCTTTCCTCAACTGCGAGGCTTGGATGGGCATCCTCGGGACTGGATCTACTCTTGGTTTTCGCCGCGCCAGAGGGATGACCGGACCCTTCACGAGTTCGCTTTCGATAAGCGCTACAAGCTCTACCGGACCGGCGAGTTCTACGACTTGGAAAAGGACCCCCTGGAAAGTCAACCGCTTGCGGTCGATACCCTTACCGGTGCCGATGCGGCAGCGGCCAGGCAACTTCAGGAAGCCTTGGACCAGTTCAGGGACGCACGGCCGGCCAGGCTCGATCAGCCCCGGGAATGA
- a CDS encoding nucleotidyltransferase domain-containing protein, producing the protein MPRTALDFSREQLAATCKRWHIAKLSVFGSVLREDFRPDSDVDVLVEFEPGHTPGWEIVDIGEELSGVFGGHYVDIVYPEYLLPRLKDEILSSAIVQYERV; encoded by the coding sequence ATGCCGAGAACTGCACTAGACTTTTCTAGGGAGCAGCTCGCGGCAACGTGCAAGCGCTGGCACATCGCAAAACTATCAGTATTCGGGAGTGTCCTTCGCGAGGATTTTCGTCCTGATAGCGACGTGGATGTGCTTGTCGAATTTGAACCGGGTCATACGCCGGGTTGGGAAATTGTCGATATCGGCGAAGAACTCTCGGGAGTTTTTGGCGGGCACTACGTTGATATCGTATATCCTGAATACTTGCTTCCTCGTCTGAAGGATGAAATCTTAAGCAGTGCTATTGTCCAGTACGAGCGCGTGTGA